TAGGTCCGCTACCTgttgaaactcgacttccaggaaaAGCGCTACGTATtttctgcgctcaaggtccactacTTGCGgaaacttgacttccaggacaagcgcccgatggttcctgcgctccaggtccgctacctggtaaaATTCGACTTCCAGGAAAAGCGCttcgtagtttctgcgctcaaggtccactaccAGCAAGaacttgacttccaggacaagtgcTCCACaattctggctgtccaggccCACCACGTGCAGGAACTAGACTTGCAGGTCAAGCGCTCCGTGtgtcctgcgctccaggtatGCTACCTGGGGAAACTTGATTGAGGGAAAAGCGCTCAGTATTTCgtgcgctccaggtccactacctagtaaaactcgacttccaggacgaACGCtgcgtggttcctgcgctccaggttcactacctggtgaaactcgacttccaggacgaacgctccgtggtttctgcgcaccaggtccgctacctagTAAAACTCAATTTCAGGAAGAAGTGCTCCGAAGTTTCTGAGCTCAGGttcactacctggtgaaactcaacttccaggacaagcgctccgtagctTCTGCGCTCCAAGTGCACTACCTaatgaaactcgacttcagaGACATGTGGTGAATgaggaggaagaggacgaggatttctgctcagtgagtaaaacatttctATGATATTTAATGgctattgtaattatattttatcagaaattttttgaatcttgTCATGTgtacaataaatcatttcaattcatttttcacgcaagcacaaattcggTAGCTATGAATGCGCTAATGgaattaataatattgttaattacttaactgattatattaatccttacgtaatgttttggatgtgttcttatactgaaaatatttattgctatttcaggtataacccgagatGGTTAACGGTGGTTGGAAGTGGTCGGAGTtgaacgaggaggaggacgaggacttgtgctcggtgagtaaaacatttttataacattttatggcaattgtaattatatttcatctgaaatattacaaactcgtcgcgtttacaataaattatttcaattcatttttcgcgcaagcacatgtTCAGTAGCTTCAAATGGGctagtaaaatttattatattattaattaattaattaattctattaatccttgaacaatatttttgatgtgttcttatactaaaaatattcattactattcaaggtataacccgaggtagTTCGCGTTGGTTGCGGGTGATCGAGGTgggcgaggaggaggacgaggatgacgaGGACTTGTACActgtgagtataacatttttatcatattcattagagtaggagtaggatcagaagTAGAAgtagtaggagtagaagtagaagtggtagaagtaggagtaggaataggagtagtcGTAGTAGTAAGAGTTGGAGTAGAGTAAGAGTAGAAGTAGATGTATGcggggaggggcggggaggggatattatcatatcaagttatcagtaataagcaattacgggtaaaatattagcttacttttgtaagtatttatgaatatagcctctatgaatattcattgttggtatATAAGGTCTGGCAACGTACCTACCTTCTGTAAGAGattttgaagattttcaacataattatgtttcagttctgtgccccACGTGGTGATCCACTAGTACACatcctccgacgtgacatcgctgtgctacgtataaagaagaaaagatttattaaggtgcaaattgctcctctcttcttgccattgtgctttcagccattgttgtactgtgtgtttaaaatttaggacagtacataatatagaataacatGTACATCTACGAATATAGCACTGCAATAAATCTTGTAGAAATGAGCTCAcattgagatttctctgtatttataattcgacgcgagaaggcaaaaatcaatgtaatgccatctgtaaggtaattggactcgtatttgcactacgagaactcgttgggcattttgcggtgaaatttgaagaattgttgtacaagaaattaaataactataaaaatggataaaaaatattatctctaatagtgaatgtagctaatacagctgtaaccgtatattgattatgttaatgatctattgtgacacgatcggaattagataagctgTCTGAATACTCTTTTCTGgactattaatttatatcatgtatatgtaaatgtatatttcttcagtttatacaatcactgcactaggattacccttgccGTGTTTTATGGTGtacttgtgtaatttgtatattattaaccttacgttttactccATTTGCGACAATTTGTGagtatttataatttcttggcaattatttatgtacatgtatgtgtatatatgtatatatatacttacgcatgtgtatatacatatatgcacatatttaaaactagacttttacaataaacacagaggttttagtatattcacatacggatttctgtgtataggtatacttgaactaaaatatccttatctctaataCAGAGTTCTCagtaattcgcatttgttcttgtaacccaatgtcctacatacaatggcaaaaatcgagatccaacttcactgagtctcaaagccctgttgacataaaagcagctatttgatagaaattatagtttatagtttacacagcctattgcatgatatttcattataaatacatatgtttcaatgtatttaggaataatttatcaaatatacaaaggtcatgtgcaaataataaatgaattcgaccgcagattgatgtattcattggagctttatcaataaatttaagctttgttacctctcttattttattatggataatcaaaaacatttccgactattcgtgctgtggaagcatggggattaagccaaatgtagcaaaagattagaaacagtggatgtagagtacgggtatttttctaataatgcaaatagaatagaataccacgccttgcgaattagctttccagatagagatgaatgatgaattttaaggactgcattaccgttgttgaatactctatgcctcatgggaaaagaaaatctgtaacgataaaattgatgcactggatcatcgtcgactttaacttttgaaatgtcctaccattttcgaacacctcctatccccccctgccacctccgaccGTCAATGACCACTTTCGACCACCCCCTATGaccttctgccagcgccgacctcctcctaccatttccgaacacctccaaccattctatttacctatattactagatcagctatgatatgaaaagagaagaattatttatttcgaaatgggattctattcgacgcgcgctcgatgtattccataacattagtattcataattattccaacaacttttcatttgctctctcgatcttgaattttcataggcatagaatcgaaacgctgttttagctggtcgcaagtgaagtatctgcgttgggtggaggagcagaaatgtttttcgaaaagtattcggatggaaaaaaattcagagtaactgcaatgcatcacggatgcgctaattttgaacgagatgaaatggatgcttcgtatatgatagagtatttaacgctgcgtagtgatttaaagacctagaaaggtgatagggagagtaagaacgacgcttcttaacacttcgagcgTATTtcaacacacatttgaaagataggagcgaaatttttcatcatccaactgtcgcagaacgactgcgttattagctgacccgttaactgaaggatatatatttagTCACCGGCTGACAAtggaagggcctggccgcttgagtctggaatcggcaggagagatgaagtgtgtatttcttgtatgaaacgtgaaaactaaaagcattatacatcatatcatatcatcatacatcatacatcatacatcgtacatcatacatcatcatacatagtatcaaagttcgaaaccatagtttggatgtcggacgttcagaaagtgacgtcaccaattcaaaatcagctagccgaattcctcagtcgggacacaaccgcgcagtagagcggacgcgtgagagtcgcgctccgcaaatttcgagtaccgggttctcaacctcacggatcccgcgcttcgggtccgctacgtatttcgagtaccgggttctcaacctcccg
This genomic stretch from Neodiprion pinetum isolate iyNeoPine1 chromosome 6, iyNeoPine1.2, whole genome shotgun sequence harbors:
- the LOC124221040 gene encoding uncharacterized protein, which encodes MVPALQVRYLVKFDFQEKRFVVSALKVHYQQELDFQDKCSTILAVQAHHVQELDLQVKRSVCPALQDERCVVPALQVHYLVKLDFQDERSVVSAHQVRYLVKLNFRKKCSEVSELRFTTW